The proteins below come from a single Carnobacterium divergens DSM 20623 genomic window:
- a CDS encoding WxL domain-containing protein — translation MKISKYSIIGLGLLMSVVFLGSSQSVVAAEVSKGTSKANFELQAGDATVPEILDPEIQPPTLNPGPLSLDAVSSFNFPTKKLGAEAQAPLEATPVEGTKLGLQVTDSRGQDLGWNLKVSATNFETEDKKLTLKGAVTTIPAGKLTTEEGVDPSLTPTAFKVNLSPTPTKIMSATTTQGRSRWSNAFEGNGEKVTLAVPSGNKVASYVSTITWSLEDAP, via the coding sequence ATGAAAATAAGTAAGTATTCTATCATAGGTTTAGGTCTTTTAATGAGTGTTGTATTTTTGGGGAGTAGTCAATCAGTTGTGGCCGCAGAAGTAAGTAAAGGGACTTCAAAGGCAAATTTTGAATTACAAGCAGGAGATGCAACGGTTCCTGAGATACTGGATCCAGAAATTCAACCGCCAACGTTGAACCCAGGACCATTAAGTTTAGATGCCGTTTCTAGTTTTAATTTTCCAACAAAAAAATTAGGAGCAGAAGCACAAGCACCACTTGAAGCAACACCCGTTGAAGGTACGAAATTAGGATTACAAGTAACGGATTCACGTGGACAAGATTTAGGGTGGAATCTCAAAGTAAGTGCAACCAATTTTGAAACAGAAGATAAAAAATTGACATTAAAAGGTGCTGTGACGACGATTCCAGCAGGTAAATTAACAACAGAAGAAGGTGTGGATCCAAGTTTAACACCAACAGCTTTCAAAGTGAATCTATCACCAACACCAACGAAAATTATGAGTGCAACAACGACACAAGGTCGTTCAAGATGGAGCAATGCCTTCGAAGGAAACGGTGAAAAAGTAACCTTAGCAGTACCTTCAGGAAATAAAGTGGCAAGCTATGTTTCAACCATTACATGGTCATTAGAAGATGCACCATAA
- a CDS encoding helix-turn-helix domain-containing protein, which yields MRRILSPQDSRILNLVEFLYDKDELLMGDLCNNLKVSSKTLKRDIEHARLILFPIDIKVNGNKGVKIVIPSNYSIMYIYSALLSASLEFSLLEKIFLCETYTIEKLSEELFLSASSLRRMVSRINVVLREEGMEINLNPLQIIGDEWRIYTVFTYYVLERYYFNKTIFTEAQIAAVKELIDLALKQYYVKLEYQGREQIEMFMLVQLIRRKNNHFVIDEPNLKRKNIFSDVDTSSIKKQLNNAFNTDISDQDLIQLFSLFLDGKWSFSYNKLVEHAKINNQLKQTKEKFEELIDSIAFKYKIEQTNREVLVTLLCNSRMIEYGKHHILYDLSLDIVNHFNHDYFKGIEFIRLKLKEIFQDEVLEDYKLNDYIRILIIYWDEFVIVLEREVVPLKIRFIYSTEEKFIKRIQNEITYRFKKRFDVKRINYTLVDIENIKNQCDLVLTNIPGLVIPNVEVLCFLTYPREKDWSKLETFYSTFYFTNQDT from the coding sequence ATGAGAAGAATATTGTCTCCTCAGGACAGTCGTATTTTAAATTTAGTTGAATTTTTGTACGATAAAGACGAGCTGCTTATGGGGGATCTTTGTAATAACCTTAAGGTCTCTTCTAAAACGTTAAAAAGAGATATCGAGCATGCGAGGTTAATTCTATTTCCGATTGACATTAAGGTTAATGGAAATAAAGGCGTAAAAATTGTAATCCCTTCTAACTATTCTATTATGTATATATACTCTGCTTTGCTTTCAGCAAGCCTTGAATTCAGTTTACTTGAAAAAATTTTTTTGTGTGAAACCTATACAATAGAAAAGTTGTCAGAAGAGTTATTTCTGAGCGCTTCATCTTTGAGAAGAATGGTGAGCAGAATTAATGTCGTATTACGGGAAGAAGGTATGGAAATAAATTTAAACCCGTTGCAAATTATAGGGGATGAATGGAGAATTTATACTGTTTTTACCTATTATGTGTTAGAGCGATATTATTTTAATAAAACTATTTTCACAGAAGCGCAGATAGCTGCAGTTAAGGAGCTAATCGATTTAGCATTAAAACAATATTATGTTAAATTAGAATATCAAGGCAGAGAACAAATAGAGATGTTTATGTTGGTACAATTAATTCGACGGAAAAACAATCATTTTGTCATTGATGAGCCAAATCTTAAACGGAAAAATATTTTTTCTGATGTTGACACTTCGTCAATCAAAAAACAATTAAATAATGCATTTAATACAGATATTAGTGATCAAGATTTAATTCAATTATTTTCTTTATTTTTAGATGGGAAATGGTCTTTTAGTTACAATAAATTAGTAGAACATGCAAAAATAAATAATCAGCTTAAACAAACCAAAGAAAAATTTGAAGAATTGATTGATAGTATAGCTTTTAAGTATAAAATTGAACAGACCAATAGAGAAGTATTAGTAACTCTTCTTTGTAATAGTCGGATGATTGAATATGGAAAACATCATATTTTATACGATCTTTCATTGGATATTGTCAATCATTTCAACCATGACTATTTTAAAGGAATTGAGTTTATCCGATTAAAATTAAAAGAGATTTTTCAAGATGAAGTTTTGGAAGACTATAAATTAAACGACTATATACGCATATTGATCATCTATTGGGACGAATTTGTCATCGTACTTGAGAGGGAAGTAGTGCCATTAAAAATAAGGTTTATTTACAGTACAGAAGAGAAATTTATAAAACGTATTCAAAATGAAATCACCTACAGATTTAAAAAACGTTTTGATGTTAAAAGAATTAATTATACCCTCGTGGATATAGAAAACATCAAAAATCAATGTGATTTGGTTCTTACGAATATACCTGGACTTGTTATCCCAAATGTGGAAGTCCTTTGTTTTCTGACATATCCAAGAGAAAAGGACTGGTCCAAACTAGAAACGTTTTATTCTACTTTCTATTTTACCAATCAAGATACATGA
- a CDS encoding PTS lactose/cellobiose transporter subunit IIA — MADQENLETIMGLIINGGNAKSDAMEAIHAAKKGDFELADQKLIDSDKALVEAHHSQTSMLTQEAKGDHVAVTLLTVHSQDHLMNAITFRDLAAEMVDLYKKMAGVPIA; from the coding sequence ATGGCAGATCAAGAAAATTTAGAAACAATCATGGGATTAATTATTAACGGAGGAAATGCTAAGAGTGATGCAATGGAAGCCATTCATGCAGCAAAAAAAGGTGATTTTGAGTTGGCAGATCAAAAATTAATTGATTCAGACAAAGCATTGGTAGAAGCTCATCATTCACAAACTAGTATGCTTACACAAGAAGCAAAAGGCGATCATGTAGCAGTAACATTGTTAACCGTACACAGTCAAGATCATTTAATGAATGCAATCACATTCCGTGACTTAGCAGCTGAGATGGTTGATTTATATAAAAAAATGGCTGGCGTACCAATCGCTTAA
- a CDS encoding WxL domain-containing protein encodes MKVLKRVLLAGLSLFFLLTFSSTSMANTTISQAGIYFTEREEYGGRTLQKNKELPNTQVDRASLTLPQTGEPKEFKILTVGWILLVVVAIIKRGGIKMKLKMMAVIGLVGSGMLIGTSTVSAAETQDEVKGSVDGKGGTSHGYINLTPGDDDTVTEPEEPTIPSGGTGNKGGLTLDNIAPLLFSTHKLEGKQQVYTSVVENSNVQVSDKRGEEAGWHVQVSQTPFVDKLDSTKVLKGTKLILPAGVVKSSGNISVAPTTSSVEVNADLATFMSATAGSGAGTWRTVFDKDEVKLTVAAGNKKGEYMSTVTWALMDAPQ; translated from the coding sequence ATGAAGGTACTAAAGCGCGTTCTATTAGCAGGACTTAGTTTGTTTTTTCTTTTAACTTTCTCATCAACAAGTATGGCGAATACAACTATTAGTCAAGCGGGTATTTATTTTACTGAGAGAGAAGAATACGGGGGCAGGACTCTTCAAAAAAACAAAGAGTTACCTAATACGCAAGTTGATAGAGCAAGCTTAACATTGCCACAAACGGGGGAGCCTAAAGAATTTAAAATACTTACAGTAGGATGGATTCTGTTAGTGGTAGTAGCAATAATAAAAAGAGGAGGAATAAAAATGAAATTGAAAATGATGGCAGTAATAGGGTTAGTTGGAAGTGGTATGTTGATAGGAACAAGCACAGTCAGTGCAGCGGAAACACAAGATGAAGTTAAAGGAAGCGTAGACGGAAAAGGTGGTACATCACATGGTTATATCAATTTGACCCCAGGTGACGATGACACAGTCACTGAACCAGAAGAACCAACAATTCCATCAGGTGGAACTGGAAATAAAGGGGGTTTGACACTAGATAACATTGCTCCGCTATTATTTTCTACCCATAAATTAGAGGGAAAACAACAAGTTTACACGTCTGTTGTAGAAAATTCGAATGTTCAAGTGAGTGATAAGCGTGGAGAAGAAGCAGGGTGGCATGTGCAAGTATCACAAACACCATTTGTCGATAAGCTTGATAGCACTAAAGTATTAAAAGGAACAAAACTTATTTTACCAGCTGGCGTAGTGAAATCTTCTGGGAATATCTCTGTTGCTCCAACGACAAGTTCGGTTGAAGTTAATGCTGATTTAGCAACTTTTATGAGTGCTACTGCAGGATCAGGTGCTGGAACGTGGAGAACCGTTTTTGATAAAGATGAAGTGAAATTAACAGTTGCTGCCGGAAATAAAAAAGGTGAATATATGTCTACTGTTACATGGGCATTAATGGATGCACCACAATAA
- a CDS encoding helix-turn-helix domain-containing protein encodes MLEFLDLEYIKMVKIVDFINKSVKPVSLDEIAKHIKIVKKTAYTLLVLMESELKDFDIEIKMNNDKEYYLENTCENKKQRNDVNLDAFVLACGKKSIVFSMVEELYHKGHIHVANFCESKYISPATFSRAKKQLMRILEKSNLTLATHLKGGIVGDEYYIRLFYFQFFTSFYNSIEWPFQQNQKIEVERFYQEKIKSMTNELNFMQKHKLYYLILIIKKRLIQNNILLENTYLFNELKGYNEIYKIYEEYLNNQSIFSKKHVAYETNFFMYMIYAERITSIKKDALGSFMLFSYDNNKCLRINQIWVEEFKRIFNQQISLNDELQIYQDLYILNQRYDLSLNRSSVFSKYENNLNPIILNQKIYQQTTRFYHKLLENKEFSDFIKSQGLEICEKIVIEKYYYYIYTYLFNQKEIKPIKIFMSDTFDLLSEQLIKKKLLLLFGGNIEIQSQLNSQTNLILTNSSMEQNCSEEFMIYSHKDLSSLKKIVYIIQEKIYAQINDCEGNEMGESYVENRG; translated from the coding sequence ATGTTAGAGTTTTTAGATTTAGAGTATATCAAAATGGTTAAAATAGTAGATTTCATTAATAAATCTGTTAAACCTGTATCCCTAGATGAAATAGCTAAACATATAAAAATTGTGAAAAAGACTGCGTATACGCTTTTAGTCCTTATGGAAAGTGAACTAAAAGATTTTGATATTGAAATTAAAATGAACAACGATAAAGAATATTACTTGGAAAATACATGCGAGAATAAAAAACAAAGGAATGATGTTAATTTAGATGCTTTTGTATTAGCTTGTGGAAAAAAATCAATCGTCTTTAGTATGGTAGAAGAGTTGTATCATAAAGGGCATATCCATGTTGCTAACTTTTGTGAAAGTAAATATATTAGCCCTGCAACTTTTTCTAGAGCTAAAAAACAACTAATGAGAATTCTTGAAAAAAGTAATTTAACATTAGCCACCCATTTAAAAGGAGGCATTGTTGGAGATGAGTATTACATTAGACTGTTTTATTTCCAGTTTTTTACTTCTTTTTATAATTCTATTGAATGGCCTTTCCAGCAGAATCAAAAAATAGAGGTAGAGCGTTTTTATCAAGAAAAAATTAAAAGTATGACGAATGAGTTGAATTTTATGCAAAAGCATAAGTTGTATTATTTGATTTTGATCATTAAGAAAAGATTAATTCAAAATAATATCCTTCTAGAAAATACATACCTTTTTAATGAGCTCAAAGGTTATAACGAAATTTATAAAATATATGAAGAGTATCTAAATAATCAAAGTATCTTCAGTAAGAAACACGTTGCTTACGAAACCAATTTTTTCATGTATATGATTTATGCGGAGCGGATTACTTCAATAAAGAAGGACGCTTTGGGGAGTTTTATGTTGTTTTCATATGACAATAATAAATGTTTAAGAATTAATCAAATATGGGTAGAAGAATTCAAACGTATTTTTAATCAACAAATTTCATTAAATGATGAACTTCAAATCTATCAAGACCTATACATTTTAAATCAACGTTATGACTTATCATTAAATAGAAGCTCTGTATTTTCTAAATATGAGAATAATCTGAATCCAATTATCTTAAATCAAAAGATATACCAACAAACAACACGGTTCTATCACAAATTATTAGAAAATAAAGAATTTTCAGATTTTATAAAAAGTCAAGGGTTGGAAATATGCGAAAAGATTGTGATTGAAAAATATTATTACTACATTTACACATATTTATTCAATCAAAAAGAAATTAAGCCAATTAAAATTTTTATGTCAGATACATTTGATTTATTAAGTGAACAATTAATTAAAAAAAAACTTCTTTTACTATTTGGAGGAAATATTGAGATACAGAGCCAATTAAACAGTCAAACTAATTTGATTCTTACAAATAGTTCAATGGAACAAAATTGTAGTGAAGAATTCATGATTTATTCACATAAGGATCTATCTAGTTTGAAAAAAATTGTCTATATTATTCAAGAAAAAATTTACGCTCAAATTAATGATTGTGAAGGAAATGAAATGGGGGAGAGTTACGTTGAGAATAGAGGATAA
- a CDS encoding PTS sugar transporter subunit IIB, with product MEKKKIMVVCSAGMSTSLLVSNMEKAAKSKQLPFEIFALSGSDVNTYLEEKEIDVMLLGPQVRFMKKQFAPLLEPKGIPVEVISMKDYGLMDGESVLAWADKLMENQ from the coding sequence TTGGAAAAGAAAAAGATTATGGTAGTATGTTCAGCAGGAATGAGTACCAGTCTCTTAGTTTCAAATATGGAAAAAGCAGCAAAAAGTAAGCAGTTGCCTTTTGAAATATTTGCTCTTTCAGGTTCAGATGTGAATACCTATTTAGAAGAAAAAGAAATTGATGTCATGTTACTAGGTCCACAAGTACGTTTTATGAAAAAACAGTTTGCGCCTTTGCTAGAACCAAAAGGAATTCCTGTTGAAGTAATTTCAATGAAGGATTATGGCTTGATGGACGGAGAAAGTGTGTTGGCTTGGGCAGATAAATTAATGGAGAATCAATGA
- a CDS encoding PTS sugar transporter subunit IIC has protein sequence MNGLMNWLEKYVVPVATKVGSQKHLVALRDAFIGTMPATMAGSIAVLLNAFLRDFPTEWGWTGFVKAMNPIIGVNGFVWTGTLAVVAVIFSMTLGYNLAKAYKVDALSGAVVSLAAFVMGLAQAATVDFPLKAVLSKSAVTMITDAGGQVATADGVSVISSTGGSYFNIGAHLGGTGLFTAMLFGFISVIIFSKLMLANITIKMPEQVPPAVSKAFAAIIPATVALYVSGIINFVFTKVTGMAIIDWISAEIQAPLLALSQGFSVVLLITFLVQLLWFFGIHGPNVLAPVLESIWGTAGLENVNAAQKGLPLPYEWVRGSFDAYVWMGGSGGTIVLIIAILLFSKRADQLTVAKLSLAPGIFNINEPAMFGLPIVLNAIYFIPFLLAPCVMVTIAYFATTLGLVSPIKVQVLWVMPPFLNSFLATGGDWRAPILTLINSVVAFAIWTPFVLAANKIDPNAGEVDA, from the coding sequence ATGAATGGTTTGATGAATTGGCTCGAAAAATATGTGGTTCCAGTTGCAACAAAAGTAGGATCACAGAAGCACTTGGTTGCTCTACGTGATGCTTTTATTGGTACAATGCCAGCAACTATGGCAGGATCGATTGCAGTACTGTTAAATGCCTTCTTACGTGATTTTCCTACTGAATGGGGATGGACAGGTTTTGTTAAAGCAATGAATCCAATCATTGGAGTTAATGGATTTGTTTGGACAGGAACTTTAGCAGTTGTAGCAGTTATTTTCTCAATGACATTAGGTTATAATTTAGCTAAAGCTTATAAAGTAGATGCTTTATCAGGTGCAGTGGTTTCACTAGCAGCATTTGTAATGGGATTAGCACAAGCAGCAACCGTTGATTTCCCACTAAAAGCTGTTTTATCTAAAAGCGCTGTAACAATGATTACAGATGCAGGTGGACAAGTAGCAACAGCAGATGGGGTTTCAGTTATTTCATCAACAGGTGGTAGTTATTTTAATATTGGCGCACACTTAGGTGGCACTGGACTATTTACAGCAATGTTATTCGGATTTATTTCAGTTATTATTTTCTCTAAATTAATGTTAGCAAATATTACAATCAAAATGCCAGAACAAGTTCCACCAGCAGTATCAAAAGCTTTTGCTGCAATTATCCCAGCAACAGTTGCTTTATATGTTTCAGGTATTATCAATTTCGTATTTACAAAAGTAACAGGAATGGCTATTATTGATTGGATTTCTGCAGAAATCCAAGCGCCGCTATTAGCGCTATCACAAGGCTTTAGCGTTGTACTACTAATTACTTTCTTAGTTCAATTGTTATGGTTCTTTGGAATTCATGGACCTAACGTATTAGCACCAGTTCTAGAATCTATTTGGGGAACTGCAGGGCTTGAAAATGTAAACGCTGCACAAAAAGGTTTGCCACTTCCTTATGAGTGGGTACGCGGATCATTTGATGCTTATGTTTGGATGGGTGGTTCAGGTGGTACGATTGTCTTGATTATTGCCATCTTACTATTCTCAAAACGCGCAGATCAATTAACTGTTGCTAAGTTATCATTAGCGCCAGGAATTTTCAACATCAATGAACCAGCAATGTTTGGTTTGCCAATTGTATTGAACGCTATTTACTTTATTCCATTCTTATTAGCACCATGTGTGATGGTAACAATTGCTTACTTTGCAACAACACTTGGTTTAGTAAGTCCAATCAAAGTTCAAGTGCTATGGGTTATGCCTCCGTTCTTAAATTCATTCCTTGCAACTGGCGGGGACTGGCGTGCACCAATTTTAACCTTAATTAATTCAGTTGTTGCTTTTGCAATCTGGACACCATTTGTATTAGCAGCAAATAAAATTGATCCAAATGCAGGTGAAGTAGACGCATAA
- a CDS encoding PTS sugar transporter subunit IIB, producing MADKTIMLVCSAGMSTSLLVTKMEKAAEARGLDAEIFAVSASEADTNLESKNIDVMLLGPQVRFMKAQFEPKVAEKGIPLEVINMQDYGMMNGEKVLDQAMNLMK from the coding sequence ATGGCAGATAAAACAATCATGTTAGTATGTTCAGCAGGAATGAGTACAAGTTTATTAGTAACAAAGATGGAAAAAGCAGCAGAAGCAAGAGGACTAGACGCAGAAATTTTTGCAGTATCCGCTTCAGAAGCTGATACAAATTTAGAATCAAAAAATATTGACGTGATGCTATTAGGCCCACAAGTACGCTTTATGAAAGCCCAATTTGAACCTAAGGTAGCTGAAAAAGGCATTCCATTAGAAGTTATTAACATGCAAGATTATGGCATGATGAATGGCGAAAAAGTATTAGATCAAGCAATGAACTTAATGAAATAG
- a CDS encoding WxL domain-containing protein produces the protein MKKSSYIITIVALASFAFGGAKVQAAVSSTHTSENEINFIAGEGVVTPPVDPTNPDNPNVPKPLDPTDPENQGTGQTGPLSIDYVSNIKFGQHKITGKDIAYKALNANPFVQVTDLRGAGEGWHLSAKMTEFKNGNKVLKGASLAFKNGVVKAGSSSNISLAPTHSEMLFTNADSRPVMNAKDKSGRGTWLTTWSGTDQANEAVQLNVIAGTPEANTEYTSSITWELEDAPK, from the coding sequence ATGAAAAAAAGTTCATATATTATTACAATTGTAGCCTTAGCTTCATTTGCTTTTGGAGGAGCAAAAGTACAGGCAGCCGTATCAAGCACACATACATCAGAGAATGAAATTAATTTCATTGCGGGTGAAGGCGTGGTAACACCTCCTGTTGATCCAACAAACCCAGATAATCCAAATGTCCCAAAACCACTAGATCCAACAGATCCAGAAAATCAAGGTACAGGACAAACTGGACCGTTATCAATCGACTATGTATCTAATATAAAATTTGGACAACACAAAATTACAGGTAAAGATATTGCTTATAAAGCGTTGAATGCAAATCCATTTGTCCAAGTAACCGATTTACGAGGAGCTGGAGAAGGGTGGCATTTATCTGCTAAAATGACTGAATTTAAAAATGGCAATAAAGTTTTAAAAGGCGCAAGTCTAGCTTTCAAAAACGGTGTTGTAAAAGCTGGAAGCTCAAGCAATATTTCGCTTGCACCGACTCATTCAGAAATGTTATTTACTAATGCTGACAGTAGACCAGTCATGAATGCGAAAGATAAAAGCGGTCGTGGGACTTGGCTAACGACTTGGTCAGGAACAGATCAAGCGAATGAAGCGGTTCAATTAAATGTGATTGCTGGAACACCAGAAGCCAATACAGAATACACGTCGTCCATTACGTGGGAATTAGAAGACGCACCAAAATAA
- a CDS encoding PTS sugar transporter subunit IIB: MADKTIMLVCSAGMSTSLLVTKMEKAAEARGLDAEIFAVSASEADTNLESKNIDVMLLGPQVRFMKAQFEPKLAEKGIPLEVINMQDYGMMNGEKVLDQALSLMK, from the coding sequence ATGGCAGATAAAACAATCATGTTAGTATGTTCAGCAGGAATGAGTACAAGTTTATTAGTAACAAAGATGGAAAAAGCAGCAGAAGCAAGAGGACTAGACGCAGAAATTTTTGCAGTATCCGCTTCAGAAGCTGATACAAATTTAGAATCAAAAAATATTGACGTGATGCTATTAGGCCCACAAGTACGCTTTATGAAAGCCCAATTTGAACCTAAATTAGCAGAAAAAGGAATTCCATTAGAAGTTATTAACATGCAAGATTACGGTATGATGAATGGCGAAAAAGTATTAGATCAAGCGTTAAGCTTAATGAAATAA
- a CDS encoding DUF3284 domain-containing protein, with protein MEITKELNVSAQYFYDRVMESVLYDIRVHTKKALRRNQLAGFTYKKQFNKTSTGKIVITEMVDNEAYAFTTETVKNKFEVAYKIEALDANRCRIHYEEKMESFGTIQNLNDQLLGIILGYFRKRNMKKMLTSIEVTN; from the coding sequence ATGGAAATTACAAAAGAATTAAATGTATCCGCTCAATATTTTTACGACCGAGTGATGGAATCTGTGTTGTACGATATTCGTGTACACACAAAGAAAGCCTTAAGAAGAAATCAATTAGCAGGTTTTACTTATAAAAAACAATTCAATAAAACATCTACTGGTAAAATTGTGATTACTGAAATGGTAGATAACGAAGCGTATGCATTCACAACGGAAACAGTGAAAAATAAATTTGAAGTAGCCTACAAAATTGAAGCGTTGGATGCTAATCGTTGCCGTATTCATTATGAAGAAAAAATGGAGTCTTTTGGAACGATTCAAAATTTAAATGACCAACTACTAGGTATTATTTTAGGTTACTTTAGAAAACGAAATATGAAAAAGATGCTAACTTCGATTGAAGTTACAAATTAA
- a CDS encoding glutathione peroxidase: MTIYDYTATLENGETYSMEKYRGKVLVIVNTATKCGLAPQFEDLETIYEAYSEKGLEVLGFPSNQFKQELGTSKEAGEACRLTYGVSFPMHEISKVNGENANPIFSYLVENTSGVLGSKIKWNFTKFLIDQEGTIVKRYAPTDSPKNMMKDIEFLLAKN, encoded by the coding sequence ATGACTATTTATGATTATACAGCAACACTAGAAAATGGCGAAACCTACTCAATGGAAAAATATCGAGGTAAGGTACTCGTGATCGTAAATACAGCAACTAAGTGTGGGCTAGCACCTCAATTTGAAGATTTAGAAACAATCTATGAGGCATACAGTGAAAAAGGATTAGAGGTCTTAGGATTCCCATCTAACCAGTTTAAACAAGAACTAGGTACGAGCAAAGAAGCGGGAGAGGCATGTCGTTTGACTTATGGAGTGAGCTTTCCTATGCATGAGATTTCCAAAGTAAACGGTGAAAATGCGAACCCAATTTTTTCTTATTTAGTTGAGAATACTTCAGGTGTTTTAGGAAGTAAAATTAAATGGAATTTCACGAAATTTTTAATTGATCAAGAAGGAACTATTGTAAAAAGATATGCACCGACGGATAGCCCTAAAAATATGATGAAAGATATTGAATTTTTGTTAGCTAAAAATTAA